From one Thalassobaculum sp. OXR-137 genomic stretch:
- a CDS encoding PAS domain-containing protein — MSVNDGLDLSAIGQFPILSSVLETWQRLGGGKAPAGIDALDLPVKALPYLMLVDLKGDDDAVIRLAGTAACDIYGRELRGTSVHDFFGTRDAGLVLDDLHAVAETETPMLTRRFYVSINGKPWSYVRLLLPIRPEGGAVTRILKVLEPSRFRSS, encoded by the coding sequence GTGTCGGTGAACGACGGTCTCGATCTGTCGGCTATCGGCCAGTTCCCCATCCTGTCCAGCGTGCTGGAGACTTGGCAGCGGCTGGGCGGCGGCAAGGCGCCGGCCGGGATCGACGCGCTGGACCTGCCGGTCAAGGCGCTGCCCTACCTGATGCTGGTGGACCTCAAGGGGGATGACGACGCGGTGATCCGGCTGGCCGGAACGGCTGCCTGCGACATCTACGGCCGGGAGCTGCGCGGCACCAGCGTTCATGACTTCTTCGGCACCCGCGACGCCGGGCTGGTGCTCGACGACCTGCATGCCGTCGCCGAGACCGAAACGCCGATGCTGACCCGGCGCTTCTACGTCTCGATCAACGGCAAGCCGTGGAGCTATGTCCGCCTGCTGCTGCCGATACGGCCGGAGGGCGGGGCGGTTACCCGGATCCTGAAGGTGCTCGAGCCGAGCCGGTTCCGCTCCTCCTAG
- the der gene encoding ribosome biogenesis GTPase Der translates to MALKVAIIGRPNVGKSTLFNRLTGTKHALVDDTPGVTRDRREGDARIADLSFRIVDTAGLEDAHDDSLEGRMRRQTEAAVQQADLVFMMIDARAGVTPLDAHFADWLRRVKVPVTVLANKCEGRGGIAGLSEAYKLGLGDPVPISAEHGEGMGELYDLIRARIEADPVLAAELAAQYDDDPFPEEILDGVDLDEADLEEDAILKDRGPKGPLKLAIVGRPNVGKSTLINRLLGEDRLLTGPEAGITRDSIEIPWSYKGRDIHLIDTAGLRRKARVVEKLERMSTTDSMRAVRFAQVVMLVLDGEQMLEKQDLAIARTVLDQGRALIIAVNKWDAVADKNAAGQRLRDRLDTSLAQVRGIPWIAVSALRGSNLDKLLDAVFDIYDVWNTRVPTSRLNRWLERMVDQHPPPLSKGRRLRLRYMTQVKARPPTFAAFVSQADELPESYVRYLIGGLRDEFGLVGVPIRVNLRKRRNPYVDD, encoded by the coding sequence ATGGCGCTCAAGGTCGCCATCATCGGCCGGCCGAATGTCGGCAAGTCGACGCTGTTCAACCGGCTGACCGGGACCAAGCACGCCCTGGTCGACGATACCCCCGGTGTGACCCGCGACCGGCGCGAGGGGGACGCCCGGATCGCCGATCTGAGCTTCCGCATCGTCGACACCGCCGGCCTGGAGGACGCTCACGACGACAGTCTGGAAGGGCGCATGCGCCGCCAGACCGAGGCGGCGGTGCAGCAGGCCGATCTGGTGTTCATGATGATCGACGCCCGGGCCGGCGTGACGCCGCTGGACGCGCATTTCGCCGACTGGCTGCGCCGGGTGAAGGTGCCGGTCACCGTGCTCGCCAACAAGTGCGAGGGGCGGGGCGGCATCGCCGGGCTCAGCGAGGCCTACAAGCTCGGCCTTGGCGACCCGGTGCCGATCTCGGCCGAGCACGGCGAGGGCATGGGAGAGCTCTACGACCTCATCCGCGCCCGGATCGAGGCCGACCCGGTGCTGGCGGCCGAACTGGCGGCCCAGTACGACGACGACCCGTTCCCCGAGGAGATCCTGGACGGCGTCGATCTGGACGAGGCCGACCTGGAAGAGGACGCGATCCTCAAGGACCGGGGGCCGAAGGGACCGCTGAAGCTCGCCATCGTCGGCCGCCCGAACGTCGGCAAGTCGACCCTGATCAACCGGCTGCTCGGCGAGGACCGTCTGCTGACCGGTCCGGAGGCCGGCATCACCCGCGACTCCATCGAGATCCCGTGGAGCTACAAGGGCCGGGACATCCACCTGATCGACACCGCCGGACTGCGCCGCAAGGCGCGGGTGGTGGAGAAGCTGGAGCGGATGTCCACCACCGACAGCATGCGCGCCGTGCGCTTCGCCCAGGTGGTCATGCTGGTGCTCGACGGCGAGCAGATGCTGGAGAAGCAGGACCTGGCCATCGCCCGCACGGTGCTGGACCAGGGCCGCGCCCTGATCATCGCCGTGAACAAGTGGGACGCGGTCGCCGACAAGAACGCCGCCGGCCAGCGCCTGCGCGACCGGTTGGACACCTCGCTCGCCCAGGTGCGCGGCATTCCCTGGATCGCCGTCTCCGCCCTGCGCGGCAGCAACCTGGACAAGCTGCTGGACGCGGTGTTCGACATCTACGACGTCTGGAACACCCGCGTGCCGACCAGCCGGCTGAACCGCTGGCTGGAACGGATGGTCGACCAGCATCCGCCGCCGCTGTCCAAGGGCCGGCGCCTGCGCCTGCGCTACATGACCCAGGTCAAGGCCCGTCCGCCGACCTTCGCCGCCTTCGTCAGCCAGGCCGACGAGCTGCCGGAAAGCTATGTCCGCTACCTGATCGGCGGACTCCGGGACGAATTCGGGCTGGTCGGGGTGCCGATCCGGGTTAACCTGCGCAAACGGCGCAACCCCTACGTCGACGACTGA
- a CDS encoding cysteine dioxygenase family protein: MSERLKTLVDACRAAVTSADPVGGVRAALTLLGEEPDKAIAEIPDFEGEDYVLHRSDDLSVFIVRQAPNTAGPPHDHGMTAVISMLEGVEIHRRYRRDGDRIALEREQTAAPGGVLVLAPRDVHAIANPDDAPSLGVHVYFGDIVGIERTLWDTGTGEAMAFTLPDYERRVTPYR, from the coding sequence GTGAGCGAGCGTCTCAAAACCCTGGTCGATGCGTGCCGCGCGGCGGTGACCTCCGCCGATCCGGTCGGCGGGGTCCGCGCCGCGCTTACGCTGCTGGGCGAGGAGCCGGACAAGGCCATCGCCGAAATCCCGGACTTCGAGGGCGAGGACTACGTCCTGCACCGCTCCGACGACCTGTCGGTCTTCATCGTCCGGCAGGCGCCGAATACCGCCGGCCCGCCCCATGACCACGGGATGACGGCGGTGATCTCGATGCTGGAGGGCGTGGAGATCCATCGCCGCTATCGCCGCGACGGGGACAGGATCGCGCTGGAGCGCGAACAGACCGCGGCACCGGGCGGCGTGCTCGTGCTCGCCCCGCGCGACGTCCATGCGATCGCCAACCCGGACGACGCGCCGTCCCTCGGCGTGCACGTGTATTTCGGCGACATTGTCGGCATTGAGCGCACGCTCTGGGACACCGGCACCGGGGAGGCGATGGCCTTCACCCTGCCGGACTACGAGCGCCGGGTGACGCCCTACCGCTAG